The following proteins come from a genomic window of Trifolium pratense cultivar HEN17-A07 linkage group LG4, ARS_RC_1.1, whole genome shotgun sequence:
- the LOC123920923 gene encoding isoflavone 4'-O-methyltransferase-like has protein sequence MDLSMNYGNIEESELYDAQFHLYKHIYNIQSSMAVKFAVELGIADAIHNHGKPITLAELASSLKLQPSKVNILYRLMRFLTHNGFFAKTTSKAKAGEETVYSLTLPSKLLIRGKPMCLAFFASGHPRYMNMWNYTKKWLLEDKEELSLFESANGETFWEMLNKDSESDNLCFFQEAMEADSHMFKLALKDCKHVFEGLETLVDVGGGTGVVAKLIHEVFPDIKYTVLDQPQVVGNLTGNENLNFVGGDMFKFIPHADAVLLKV, from the coding sequence ATGGATTTGAGTATGAATTATGGCAATATTGAAGAAAGTGAGTTGTATGATGCTCAATTCCATTTGTACAAACATATATACAACATTCAAAGTTCTATGGCAGTCAAATTTGCAGTGGAGTTAGGAATAGCAGATGCAATCCACAACCATGGAAAACCCATAACACTTGCTGAATTAGCTTCATCTTTAAAACTCCAACCTTCTAAAGTTAATATCCTATATCGACTCATGCGCTTCCTAACACACAATGGTTTCTTCGCAAAAACAACGTCGAAAGCCAAAGCAGGGGAAGAAACAGTGTATTCTCTAACACTACCATCAAAACTTCTCATCAGAGGCAAACCGATGTGCTTAGCATTCTTTGCTAGCGGTCATCCACGTTATATGAACATGTGGAACTACACCAAGAAGTGGttgcttgaggacaaggaagAACTCAGCCTATTTGAGAGTGCAAATGGGGAGACATTCTGGGAAATGCTAAACAAAGATTCTGAATCAGATAACCTGTGTTTTTTTCAAGAGGCCATGGAAGCTGATTCTCATATGTTTAAGCTTGCACTCAAAGACTGCAAGCATGTGTTTGAAGGTTTGGAGACTTTGGTTGATGTGGGAGGTGGGACTGGAGTTGTTGCAAAACTCATTCATGAAGTATTTCCTGATATTAAATACACTGTTTTGGATCAACCACAGGTTGTTGGTAACTTAACtggaaatgaaaatttgaactttgttgGTGGAGATATGTTCAAATTTATCCCTCATGCAGATGCTGTTTTACTTAAGGTATGA
- the LOC123920922 gene encoding beta-glucosidase 12-like: MWVKVVLLLATISFSFFNSAVSLNRSSFPSDFLFGTASSAYQYEGAAHEGGKGPSIWDTFTHSHPDRIVGRSNGDIAIDSYHRYKEDVAIMKDIGFNAYRFSISWSRLLPRGNLEGGINQEGVIYYNNLINELISSGQTPFITLFHSDLPQALQDEYGGFLSPKIEQDFADYAEVCFREFGDRVKHWITLNEPLLYSTQGYGSGSSPPMRCSKWVANCNAGDSSTEPYVVTHHLILSHAAAVKVYREKFQNTQKGQIGVTLNSAWLVPLSQSKEDREATSRGLAFMYDWFMEPLHSGTYPAVIVNKVKERLPRFSRSQSLMVKGSYDFVGLNYYTSTYAADIPCSRGKPTVFSDNCVRLTTLRNGVLIGPKAASDWLYIYPPGIQGLLEYTKEKFNNPIIYITENGVDEVDDGKRSLDDKFRIDYISHHLLYLQRAITNGVRVKGYFAWSLLDNFEWNAGYTLRFGLVYVDYKNGLRRYRKRSALWFKLFLRK; encoded by the exons ATGTGGGTTAAGGTTGTTCTTCTCCTTGCAACaatttccttttccttttttaacTCAGCAGTTTCTCTTAATCGTAGCAGTTTTCCATCTGATTTCCTATTTGGAACAGCTTCTTCAGCTTACCAG TATGAAGGTGCAGCACATGAAGGTGGAAAAGGACCAAGCATATGGGATACCTTTACTCATAGCCACCCAG ATAGAATAGTTGGCCGCAGTAATGGGGATATTGCCATTGATTCATATCACCGCTACAAG gAAGATGTGGCCATAATGAAGGATATTGGATTTAACGCCTATAGATTTTCCATCTCTTGGTCCAGACTACTTCCTC GTGGAAACCTCGAGGGAGGAATTAACCAAGAAGGCGTCATATATTACAACAATCTTATAAATGAACTCATATCAAGTG GACAAACGCCATTCATAACTCTATTTCACTCTGATCTCCCTCAAGCTCTTCAAGATGAATATGGTGGTTTTTTGAGTCCCAAAATCGA ACAAGATTTTGCAGATTATGCAGAAGTATGCTTTCGAGAATTTGGCGATAGAGTTAAGCATTGGATTACATTAAATGAGCCATTGCTTTATAGCACTCAAGGTTATGGAAGTGGATCATCTCCGCCTATGAGGTGCTCTAAGTGGGTAGCTAACTGCAATGCCGGTGATTCTAGTACTGAGCCCTATGTGGTTACACATCACCTGATTCTCTCTCATGCTGCAGCAGTAAAAGTCTACCGAGAGAAGTTCCAG AATACTCAAAAGGGTCAAATTGGGGTAACACTAAATTCTGCATGGCTGGTGCCACTATCCCAATCGAAAGAGGACAGAGAAGCAACGTCTCGGGGTCTTGCTTTTATGTACGATTG GTTCATGGAACCGCTGCACTCGGGTACATATCCTGCTGTGATAGTTAACAAAGTCAAGGAACGTTTGCCAAGGTTTTCGAGAAGTCAATCATTAATGGTCAAAGGATCCTATGATTTCGTAGGTTTAAACTATTACACTTCAACTTATGCAGCCGATATTCCTTGCTCGCGCGGAAAGCCAACAGTTTTTTCAGACAATTGTGTTAGGTTAACTA CTCTAAGAAATGGAGTTCTCATTGGTCCAAAG GCTGCCTCAGATTGGCTCTACATCTATCCACCAGGAATTCAAGGACTACTAGAATACACCAAGGAGAAATTTAATAATCCAATCATTTACATAACAGAAAATG GAGTTGATGAGGTTGATGATGGCAAAAGGTCACTTGATGACAAATTTAGGATAGACTATATTAGTCACCACCTATTGTATCTTCAACGGGCCATAAC GAATGGTGTGAGGGTGAAGGGATACTTTGCATGGTCATTGTTGGACAATTTTGAATGGAATGCTGGCTACACGCTCCGGTTTGGACTTGTGTATGTGGATTACAAGAACGGACTCCGAAGATACCGTAAAAGGTCTGCATTGTGGTTCAAATTATTTCTCCGCAAATGA
- the LOC123920919 gene encoding sugar transport protein 10-like, with the protein MAAGGLVVSKNEKQFEGKVTTFVLVTCLVAAMGGLLFGYDLGITGGVTSMEPFLVKFFPGVYKQMKDESGPQTQYCKFDNELLTLFTSSLYLAALVASFFASVTTRKLGRKASMFAGGLFFLVGALLNGFAINIEMLIIGRMLLGFGVGYCNQSVPVYLSEMAPAKIRGALNIGFSMMITLGILGANLLNYWTSNFENGWRISLGVGAVPAIMLCIGSFFLGDTPNSMIERGQREEAKKMLQMIRGIDNVDEEFQDLIDASEEAKKVEHPWRNLVQRNYRPQLTFCSLIPFFQQLTGINVIMFYAPVLFKTLGFGNDASLMSSVISGGVNVVATFISIFTVDKFGRRALFLEGGIQMFICQIAVGSMIAMKLGVSGEGSFTKNEANLLLFFICLYVAAFAWSWGALGWLVPSEICSLEVRSAGQATNVVVNMLFTFIIAQIFLSMLCVMKFGLFFFFAGFVLIMSIFVALFLPETNNVPIEEMNKVWESHWFWKKYVSNAKLDHKNNLDV; encoded by the exons ATGGCTGCCGGAGGTTTGgttgtttcaaaaaatgagaaacAGTTTGAAGGGAAAGTCACAACGTTTGTGTTGGTTACATGTCTGGTGGCGGCCATGGGAGGTCTACTTTTTGGTTATGATCTTGGTATTACAGGAGGAGTGACTTCGATGGAACCATTTCTGGTGAAATTCTTTCCTGGTGTTTACAAGCAAATGAAAGATGAATCTGGACCTCAGACCCAATATTGCAAATTCGACAATGAGCTCCTTACTCTGTTCACATCTTCCTTGTATCTTGCAGCATTAGTTGCTTCTTTTTTTGCGTCCGTAACTACAAGAAAGTTAGGACGCAAGGCCTCAATGTTTGCAGGTGGCCTGTTTTTCCTTGTTGGTGCATTGCTTAATGGTTTTGCTATCAACATTGAAATGCTTATCATCGGTCGCATGTTGCTTGGTTTCGGTGTAGGATATTGTAATCAG TCTGTTCCAGTGTATTTGTCTGAAATGGCTCCGGCAAAGATCAGAGGTGCACTCAATATTGGCTTCTCAATGATGATCACGCTTGGAATCCTAGGTGCAAACCTTCTCAACTATTGGACTTCCAATTTTGAGAATGGATGGCGAATTTCTTTGGGTGTTGGAGCTGTCCCTGCAATTATGTTGTGCATAGGATCTTTTTTCTTAGGTGACACACCGAACTCTATGATTGAAAGAGGCCAAAGAGAAGAAGCTAAGAAAATGTTGCAAATGATTCGCGGCATTGATAACGTTGATGAGGAGTTCCAAGATCTAATTGATGCTAGTGAGGAAGCCAAAAAGGTGGAACACCCGTGGAGGAATTTGGTACAACGAAACTATAGGCCTCAACTCACTTTTTGCTCTCTTATCCCATTCTTTCAACAACTTACTGGCATCAATGTTATCATGTTTTATGCACCTGTCCTTTTCAAAACTTTGGGCTTTGGAAACGACGCTTCCCTCATGTCCTCAGTAATTAGCGGAGGTGTCAACGTCGTTGCTACTTTCATTTCCATCTTTACCGTGGACAAGTTTGGAAGACGGGCTTTGTTCCTTGAAGGTGGAATCCAAATGTTCATTTGTCAG ATTGCCGTTGGAAGCATGATTGCTATGAAGCTTGGCGTTAGCGGTGAAGGGTCATTTACAAAAAATGAAGCCAATCTTCTCTTGTTCTTTATATGTTTGTATGTTGCGGCATTTGCATGGTCTTGGGGTGCATTAGGATGGTTGGTGCCAAGTGAAATATGCTCTCTCGAGGTTCGATCTGCAGGTCAAGCTACCAATGTTGTTGTGAACATGTTGTTCACATTTATCATTGCTCAAATATTTCTTAGTATGCTTTGTGTCATGAAGTTTGgacttttcttcttctttgctGGATTTGTGCTCATCATGTCAATTTTCGTGGCCTTGTTTCTTCCTGAGACAAACAATGTCCCCATTGAAGAAATGAATAAAGTATGGGAGTCTCATTGGTTTTGGAAAAAGTATGTTAGCAACGCTAAACTTGACCATAAAAATAATCTCGATGTTTAG
- the LOC123920921 gene encoding cytochrome P450 83B1-like → MLFLLVLLIILPLLIIFFHKHKTHNPPGPKGLPIIGNLHQLDICNLHLQFSQFSKIYGPLFSLKLGFRKAIVVSSAEIAKQVLKNNDLIFSNRPIFYGQRKLSYNGSEIGFSQYGEFWREIRKICVVHILGSKRVSYYSSIRKFEVKKMIQKISGHATCSSVTNLSELLTSLSTTTICRIAFGKNYENQGNERSRFHGLFYELHALLKEFFVSDYIPFMGWIDKLRGLHGRVDTLFKEFDKFYQEIIDEHLDPNRQQIAEEEDIVDVLLQLKKNHSFPFHFTFDHIKAVLVDMLIAATDTTSATSVWAMTTLIKNPRVMKKVQEEIRNNMGVKKDFLEEDDIQNFPYLKAVIKEVLRLHLPAPLLVPRESREKCIISGYDIPPKTIVYVNAWAIQRDHNFWKNSEEFYPERFLESSINFTGQDFELIPFGAGRRICPGISMGVASLELTLANLLYSFDWTLPHGLVKEDIDTEVLPGISQHKKNPLCLVANIHI, encoded by the exons ATGTTGTTTCTACTTGTTCTGTTGATAATTCTTCCtttgcttattatttttttccacaAACATAAAACACATAATCCACCTGGTCCTAAAGGTCTTCCCATAATAGGGAATCTTCATCAACTAGATATTTgtaatcttcatcttcaattttCACAATTCTCAAAAATATATGGTCCTCTATTTTCACTTAAACTTGGTTTTAGAAAAGCTATTGTTGTTTCTTCAGCTGAAATTGCCAAACAAGTATTGAAAAACAATGATCTTATCTTTTCTAATAGACCAATATTCTACGGTCAACGAAAATTATCTTATAATGGGTCAGAAATTGGGTTTTCTCAATATGGTGAATTTTGgagagaaataagaaaaatttgtgTTGTTCATATATTAGGTTCCAAACGTGTGTCATATTATTCTTCTATAAGAAAATTTGAGGTGAAGAAAATGATTCAAAAAATTTCAGGACATGCTACTTGTTCAAGTGTTACAAATTTGAGTGAGTTATTGACTTCACTCTCAACTACTACAATATGTAGAATTGCTTTTGGGAAAAACTATGAGAATCAAGGAAATGAGAGAAGTAGGTTTCATGGATTGTTTTATGAGTTACATGCTTTACTTAAAGAATTCTTTGTTTCTGATTATATTCCATTTATGGGTTGGATTGATAAACTTAGAGGATTGCATGGTCGTGTTGATACACTTTTCAAGGAGTTTGATAAGTTTTATCAAGAGATTATTGATGAACATTTGGATCCAAATAGACAACAAATTgcagaagaagaagatattgTTGATGTCTTACTCCAATTGAAGAAGAACCATTCATTTCCCTTTCATTTCACTTTTGATCACATCAAAGCTGTCCTTGTG gataTGCTTATAGCCGCAACAGATACCACATCAGCCACATCGGTTTGGGCTATGACTACCTTAATAAAAAATCCAAGAGTAATGAAGAAAGTACAAGAAGAAATTAGGAACAATATGGGAGTTAAAAAAGACTTTTTAGAAGAAGATGATATTCaaaattttccatatttgaaaGCAGTAATTAAAGAGGTACTACGATTGCACCTACCAGCCCCACTTCTTGTGCCAAGAGAATCAAGAGAAAAATGTATTATAAGTGGCTACGATATTCCACCCAAGACAATAGTTTATGTGAATGCTTGGGCTATTCAAAGAGACCATAATTTTTGGAAAAACTCAGAAGAATTTTATCCCGAGAGATTTTTAGAAAGTTCTATAAATTTTACTGGACAAGATTTTGAACTAATACCCTTTGGAGCTGGTCGTAGAATTTGCCCCGGCATATCTATGGGAGTTGCGTCATTGGAACTTACGCTTGCAAATCTTCTCTATTCTTTTGATTGGACATTGCCACATGGATTAGTAAAGGAAGATATTGATACAGAAGTGCTTCCTGGGATCTCTCAGCACAAGAAGAATCCTCTTTGTCTTGTTGCTAATATCCATATATAG